GTTCCCTGTACCCACAAAAAACAGAGGACATATGCACTAAAAGTAACAAATCACATTTCATTTTCTTTCTGTTCTCAAAAATGTTCCCTGTACCCACAAAAAACAGAGGACATATGCACTAAAAGTAACAAATCACATTTCATTTTCTTTCTGTTCTCAAAAATGTTCCCTGTACCCACAAAAAACAGAGGACATATGCACTAAAAGTAACAAATCACATTTCATTTTCCTTCTGTTCTCAAAGTAACATTTACGGTACACTAAACCGGTAAAAATGTGAAATATGGAAAACATAGGACTCACTGTTCAAGCATCCAGTAGCAACGCCTATGGAAATTCTCATTGTCTTCCTCATGTGCATAGTAACAATGTAACACATCAATGCTTCCAACCTATATATATAATTAAACAATGTTACTCTAAAATATTTATTAAAAACAATAGTGAGGAAACATGAATGTAAATATATTATTAACCTTGAGCTTTTCGTGCGCCTCTTTCACTGTTTCACCATCTTTCTTCTTCCTCCAGTTGTGCCCATCTTTCCTAAAATATCTGAGCACCTTCCTATCAAACATAAAGAGTGATACGGAAATTAAGATCGATATTAGTATGTTACATGGATAAACCGATACCAATATATCAATATATAGAACACAAAGCCCAGATACATATATAATAAGACCATCTATATATATACAAATCATGTCCGTACCTGGAAGCTGTGTAACGGAGAGACCGGTTCGGTTAACTCGTCAAAATCGGTTGAATCATTGAACCTAATCAGTAAAGAGGAGTCGGAAAGCTTGGAGTTCTGAGCACATCTACCATATGTCAAATCCACCGGGGAGAATACTCACATCTATTTATACCGAATCAAACCGCCTTTCAGATCTAAAAGACACATTGAAGAACTCGTAGTGGGCGTCTGAATTAATGGGATAAACACGTAAAAACCATAACGCTCTCAGTTTCAGATTCGTGAGGAAGGGCAAGAGTCACCGTAGCCGTCGAACAAGGAAGAAGAAGAACACACACAACATCGCGAAAATAGATTAGGTCTACACATAAAGGATTACGGGCCAGATAAACTGTCCAATCTAAGTGCTGGGTGTTGGGGTGGGACACGTGTGGCTTCGACAGAAGCCGACTTTCTGACATGGACGACGACTTTCTGACGTGGACGACGACGTGTCCTCACCAGGAAAGAAAGAACGCTTCTTTGAATATAAAGACTAGGAGTAAAACCGCACTACGCCCGGAGCTATTTTGATTTTCAAATGTTAACTATATATTTTTTTTTTTACATTGTATTCTAAACAACAACAAAATTTTGAATTATATGTTTGTGTGAATATATATTTCTTTGGAAAAAACATAAAACTATACATTTTTCAAATAGATGTTTAATATTGTTTTTCATTTCTTATATTTTATATTTACTTATTATTTAGTTTTTCTTATATTGTAGGGCAACTCTCTCTAATATATTTTTTTAAGTTGTTGTCATAAAAATAACTTTGAATAAGTAAAATGACCAAAATAGCCACTTTTTATTTTTAAAATTTTAATTTTAATTTTTTTTATTTGAAATCCTATCCTCAAAACTCCACCCTTAACTCTAAACCCTAGATCAAGATTAGTTAACCCTACGACGGTATAAATGTATTTTTACTCTTTAATAAAACTTCTTTTGGTCATTTTTCTCATTAAGGCTATTTTGTGACAAAAAGTTAAACTGACCATCTTAAAGAATTTATCTATATTGTATATTTATTTATTCTAATTTTCTTGCTTTTATATCAAATGGTAAAATTACAATAGATATTTAATGTAATATTTCTATGTCTTATATTATATATTTGATTATTATTTATTTAGCTATACATTTTCCATTTAACTATACATTTTGGAGATAGATGTATTTTTTTTATATATTGTATATTTACTTAATATTTATCTTTTATTATTTTGTATATTTACTTTTTCTAAATTTCTTGATTTTATATCAGTGATAATATTATGATATATATTTAATGTAATATTTTTATATTGTATATTTACTTAATATTTATCTTTTATTATTTTGTATATTTACTTTTTCTAAATTTCTTGATTTTATATCAGTGATAATATTATGATATATATTTAATGTAATATTTTTATATTGTATATTTACTTAATATTTATCTTTTATTATTTTGTATATTTACTTTTTCTAAATTTCTTGATTTTATATCAGTGATAATATTATGATATATATTTAATGTAATATTTTTATATTGTATATTTACTTAATATTTATCTTTTATTATTTTGTATATTTACTTTTTCTAAATTTCTTGATTTTATATCAGTGATAATATTATGATATATATTTAATGTAATATTTTTATATTGTATATTTACTTAATATTTATCTTTTATTATTTTGTATATTTACTTTTTCTAAATTTCTTGATTTTATATCAGTGATAATATTATGATATATATTTAATGTAATATTTTTATATTGTATATTTACTTAATATTTATCTTTTATTATTTTGTATATTTACTTTTTCTAAATTTCTTGATTTTATATCAGTGATAATATTATGATATATATTTAATGTAATATTTTTATATTGTATATTTACTTAATATTTATCTTTTATTATTTTGTATATTTACTTTTTCTAAATTTCTTGATTTTATATCAGTGATAATATTATGATATATATTTAATGTAATATTTTTATATTGTATATTTACTTAATATTTATCTTTTATTATTTTGTATATTTACTTTTTCTAAATTTCTTGATTTTATATCAGTGATAATATTATGATATATATTTA
This genomic interval from Brassica oleracea var. oleracea cultivar TO1000 chromosome C2, BOL, whole genome shotgun sequence contains the following:
- the LOC106323081 gene encoding uncharacterized protein LOC106323081 isoform X1; translated protein: MFNDSTDFDELTEPVSPLHSFQKVLRYFRKDGHNWRKKKDGETVKEAHEKLKVGSIDVLHCYYAHEEDNENFHRRCYWMLEQLRFWEPKNGERGGELMSLDMLLLDSKYFLREVSFFSGPALLGAYPRFWFLRELVLHDKHSSYDPSTTWVLPEPKQPK
- the LOC106323081 gene encoding uncharacterized protein LOC106323081 isoform X2, which produces MFNDSTDFDELTEPVSPLHSFQVLRYFRKDGHNWRKKKDGETVKEAHEKLKVGSIDVLHCYYAHEEDNENFHRRCYWMLEQLRFWEPKNGERGGELMSLDMLLLDSKYFLREVSFFSGPALLGAYPRFWFLRELVLHDKHSSYDPSTTWVLPEPKQPK